The Campylobacter anatolicus nucleotide sequence TCATCTCTTATCCTTTCAAATTTTATTATTCGCCTAGATTACTTCTAACTTTTCCTAGATAATCCACTCCACCTATTAGACATATCATGTTTTCTACGTCAAACAGCACCATAGGTATTTTGCCT carries:
- a CDS encoding phage major tail tube protein, with the translated sequence MVLFDVENMICLIGGVDYLGKVRSNLGE